From the Triticum urartu cultivar G1812 chromosome 4, Tu2.1, whole genome shotgun sequence genome, the window TATATTAAACATTTTGTAAAATACAACTGAAAACCGTAATAAAAAACTGGTTTAGTTTCAGGAACCATCTAGGGTCCTAAAACCAGACTACTCACACATACAAAACTGACACGTGGGCCGGCCCATATACGAGCAATATATTTTTTTCTTTGAGGGAATATACGAGCAATAGGTGTGCCTTGATGGTTTGCCACAACGGCGGCAAATAGGTTTTCAATGAAATCACTAGTTATATTAAGGGGATCCCTTACAAATGTCACCCTACCTTCTCAGGCTATGCATGACTTGTCGCAATCTGGGTGTTTTCGTTTTTTGGTAGATTTTTCTATTCAAAACATTTTTATCTCATGAACCATGTGTCTAAAGCCCAAACATTTTTTGGTAGGTTTCGATGAATTTTTTTCATAAAAATAAAATGAATACAAAAAACCATAAAAAGAAACAATTTGCGCAAAACAACAACAACTAAAACCCGAAAGTATAAATGGAGCCCCAAAGCAAGGGTTTTCACCTTTTTTTTTGGAGCACATGTTGTGCTCCTCGTCTAAGCATTTGCACCTTCTCGCGAAAGCAAATTTATGCTTCTCTGGAAGCACTTTTTTTTAGAAGCACAACTATACTTCTTGCGGAAGTAAATATGTGCTTCTGTATAGTATTTTGTTTGCGGAAGAAACATGTGCTTCTATGAATGCTCCTTGTAGAAGCATAATTTCTTTTCGCGTAATTTTTCTCCAACACTTAGGAAAATCAGATAAAAAAAGCTGAAATTCAAAGGAATCATCTAGCACATGGCGACTGGACTGGACGCACCACTTGACATGCTTCCAAGCCATCAAACTGACAGCCTAGTGTTTTTTTTTCTTCCAAACAAGGTTGCTCTTGGTTTTTCAAGGAGACCATCTCAAGTTTCCTTCCAACTCCCCACACGGCCCGCATGTCAGCCGCCACGCCGCAACCTCGCCGCCCTCATCGAGTGTCCGTAGCCCACACGGCCGAACCGCACGCGCACAACAACCAACTGCCCAAACTACATCCCGAACGCGGTGCTTCCTCCCTCCCCGCAGCCAAATCGAGATCTCTCTGCCCCGTCCCTCtcccacccccaccccaccccgCCGGCCGGCCGCGGCGACGAGCCCACCAGAAGAACCATGGCCTCGGCGCTCTCCTCCCTCCGCTACGGCGACAGCCTCTCGGTGGTGGCCATCTCGGGCGCCACGGCGGTGCTCTGCGAGGCCATCTCCTGGCTCCTCATCTACCGCACCGCCACCTACAACTCCCTCCGCGCCTCCATCGAGCGCCACTCCCGCAAGCTCGACTCCATGAAGTCCACCTCGTCCGGCACCGGCGCGGCCCCCTCCTCCCAGCCGGCCTCCTCGCGGGCCAAGAAGATGGACCGCGTCGAGTCCAGCCTCAAGGACGCCTCGCGGGAGCTCTCCCTCGCCAAGCTCAAGTCCGgcgccgtcgtcgccgccgtGCTCTTCGTCGTCTTCGGCCTCCTCAACTCGCTCTTCGAGGGCCGCGCCGTCGCCAAGCTGCCCTTCGCGCCCGTCCCGCTCGTGCAGCGCATGAGCCACCGCGGCCTCCCCGGGAACGACCCCACCGACTGCGCCATGGTCTTCCTCTACTTCCTCTGCTCCATGAGCATACGGACCAACCTCCAGAAGCTGCTCGGCTTcacgccgccccgcgccgccgccgggcCCGGCGGCGGCCTCTTCGCCATGCCCGATCCCAAAACCAATTGAGGTACTAAATCGATCCTTTTgctctatttttatttttattccgcTGCTGCTACGCGCGCTAGATTTCGCACCTCTGGAATCTTATACAAGTGAATAGATCAGCATGGTGGATTCTGTTAAAATTGCATCCTGGATCCACTGATGCAGTTATGAGCTTGACTTTTTGCAAGATCAGACTATTGATGCATGAGATTTACGTCTATTATTAGTGGCTTAAAGCTGCATTAAGTTGTTAGATGCCGTATTCTTGGGTTTGATGCTTTTGTTCACGTGTGCTAATCTAAAATGTCGAGATTTATGACTCTGATTATTGGCTAGAATAACTATCTGCAGATTTGGGTGCGGTTCACTAAGGCGTGTGGGACACTCAATCATACTGTCGCCTAATCTAACTGTCATGAACTTTGGAATACAGAAGTGTGCTTCAATGCCATTAGATATGTGCCTGTATATCGAAACAGTTTTGTGTAGATTATAGAATCTAGACTGTAGTCCAAGAATACAACAGTTTAGCTAGTGTTCCTCCTTGTTTTGTCTATGAATTTGAAGTTGTAGAAGCAGGCCCCATTAGCTTTTGCTTGTGTTTCTGAGAACGTGTTGGATCTTGGTATCAGGGGAACAGAGAATATATCCCCTTTTGGCTTTGAGAATTCTCAAACTATTTTGTGTTTGTATTTTGGTTATGGATCAACTGAGCTCCATCTGGACTAGTTAATGTTACTCTGTTGATGTGGATAAGGGTTTCTTAGCTTTGATGTCCAAGAAGTGTGCACTACAGTTAAACACCCTTGTAACCTAACAGTCGTCATGATTTCTACAATTTAGCTAGTTTCCTCCTTGTTCTGTCTACGAATTTGAAGTTGCGGTAGCAGGCCCCATTAGCTTTTCCTTGTGTTTCTGAGAACGTGTTGAATCTCTGTATCAGGGGAACAGAGAATATATCGCCTTTTGGCTTTCAGAATTCTCACAACTATTTTGTGTTGATACTTTTGTTAAGGATCAGCTGAGCTCCATCTGAACTAATTCGTGTTAGTCTGTTGATGTGGACAAGGGTTTATTAGCTTCGATGTCCAAGAAGTGTGCACTATAGTTGAACACCCTTGAAACCTAACAGTTGTCATGATTTCTATCATTCTGTGCATTGATCATCAGGATTATTTGTTTTAGGCTAGGCTCTAGACAGTAGACACCAAGCCAAAGGATTCATTAATGAGGGTTCTTAATAGACGGTGGACATGCATCCTAACATTTTTTTTCCAGGAAAAACTGCCTCTCCAATGTACGCTAACATTTTTTATATTCAGTTTTGAGATAGCTGACCACATAAGCCATGTGGGTTTAATGTATCTCAACTTAGTGATTCATCAGAATATAGCACTGTATGAGtaatggttgcttcttcagaccTGAGAAGAACGTGATTCATGGGGTATATTACCAATACATATTACTAAATACAGTAGATATATTGTAGATTGTACTAATACCAATCACTGATCGACTTATTGCAACACTGCTAAATCAATGCAGTagattctactccctccgttataagtccttttagagattataatatggactacatacagatgtatatagacgcATTTTAGAGTGtggattcactcattttgctccgtatgtgaTCCATATtaaaatatctaaaaagacttatatttaggaacggagtaAGTATATTGTACTACTACACCGATCGCTGCTCAATCAATATATTTAGTTTAATAAAGGATATACTATCATATTCTCTGAAACACCCCCACCCCAAATCGACTTGCTTGATTTTACTCTGCCTGGGCGTTTGAGCCCTTGAGTTCTAGAGGCACATTCTTTGCATTGTCAGAATGTGGTGAAGAGTGATTTATGGATCACAATTTTCTTAGAGAGAAGTCGTCTTCAGATGCCGTTGGTTACGTACTCTTGGGGAATGGCATTTCTGATCAACTTCTTTGTAAGATATTCATTCCTATTGCCGTGTTATCAAATTCTTCTTTTGGCATGTAGGTACGTGAACTTGGGTATGCATATGCTAGTCCATTGTTAAGAGG encodes:
- the LOC125550453 gene encoding calcium load-activated calcium channel-like; this encodes MASALSSLRYGDSLSVVAISGATAVLCEAISWLLIYRTATYNSLRASIERHSRKLDSMKSTSSGTGAAPSSQPASSRAKKMDRVESSLKDASRELSLAKLKSGAVVAAVLFVVFGLLNSLFEGRAVAKLPFAPVPLVQRMSHRGLPGNDPTDCAMVFLYFLCSMSIRTNLQKLLGFTPPRAAAGPGGGLFAMPDPKTN